One Hyphomicrobiales bacterium genomic window carries:
- the clpS gene encoding ATP-dependent Clp protease adapter ClpS: protein MMTGNRDGDRDGQTGIVTKTRPKTQRPSRYKVLLLNDDYTPMEFVVYVLERFFHKAHDEAYRIMMHVHQKGVGICGVYTFEVAETKVAQVMDFARQNQHPLQCTMEKE, encoded by the coding sequence ATGATGACCGGAAACCGTGACGGCGATCGCGACGGCCAGACCGGGATCGTCACCAAGACGCGGCCGAAGACGCAGCGGCCGAGCCGCTACAAGGTGCTGCTGCTCAACGACGACTACACACCCATGGAGTTCGTGGTCTACGTGCTCGAACGCTTCTTCCACAAAGCTCACGACGAGGCTTACCGCATCATGATGCATGTCCACCAGAAGGGCGTCGGCATCTGCGGGGTCTACACATTCGAGGTGGCGGAAACCAAGGTCGCGCAAGTGATGGACTTCGCACGGCAGAACCAGCATCCTCTGCAGTGCACGATGGAAAAGGAGTGA
- a CDS encoding D-alanyl-D-alanine carboxypeptidase produces MYEHETLRERGHAQRLAPGVRAWLGTSALRFAALCVLTLVTLIALSPSVRAESKYAAVIVDANSGDVLYDANGDATRFPASLTKIMTIYIVFEMIEAGRLSLDADLLITETAARQQPTKLGLPAGARIKVRDAISALVTRSANDIAVALAENIAGTEEKFARYMTWKAQQIGMTGTVFRNASGLPDSRQVTTARDMATLGLAVMDDYPQHYHFFSQRTFTYKGRSHRNHNGLLHSYSGTDGIKTGYIRASGFNLVASVRRGPKRLVGVVMGGASAGRRNQTMRTLMNKAFERASTRPTRLRQRVPTPYLVHSPPQAGSSRLASESGERPSPAPMTIASLALAATRSPAPSPATPVALTSRVAAPPIPSPAANVLPVVASLRAPSPRAAAPAQPAPSPSEARAGTAPAAPANTGPTVSGGGFHVQVGAYTTEAEALRRLANVRGTASSLLDRRDDLTMRFEKGGRAYYRARFAGFSQPEAQSTCAALKARSVECVVMTGQ; encoded by the coding sequence GTGTACGAGCACGAAACATTGCGCGAGCGCGGCCACGCGCAGCGGTTGGCACCCGGCGTCAGGGCATGGCTGGGCACGTCGGCATTGCGGTTCGCCGCCTTGTGTGTGCTCACGCTGGTTACACTGATTGCCTTGTCCCCATCCGTTCGCGCCGAATCGAAATACGCGGCAGTGATCGTCGACGCCAATTCCGGCGATGTCCTCTACGACGCCAACGGTGACGCGACACGCTTTCCCGCCTCCCTCACCAAGATCATGACGATCTACATCGTCTTCGAGATGATCGAGGCGGGCCGCCTCTCGCTCGACGCAGATCTTCTCATCACCGAGACCGCCGCCCGCCAGCAACCCACGAAGCTCGGGCTGCCGGCCGGCGCACGCATCAAGGTCCGGGATGCCATTTCCGCCCTCGTCACGCGCTCGGCGAACGACATCGCCGTCGCGCTGGCCGAGAACATCGCCGGCACGGAGGAGAAGTTCGCGCGCTACATGACGTGGAAGGCCCAGCAGATCGGCATGACGGGCACAGTATTCCGTAACGCCTCCGGACTGCCGGACAGCCGCCAAGTCACCACCGCCCGCGACATGGCGACGCTCGGCCTCGCGGTGATGGACGATTATCCGCAGCACTACCACTTCTTCAGCCAGCGCACATTCACCTACAAAGGACGCTCGCACCGCAACCACAACGGCCTGCTGCACAGCTATTCCGGCACCGATGGCATCAAGACCGGCTACATCCGGGCCTCGGGCTTCAATCTCGTCGCCTCGGTCCGGCGTGGGCCGAAGCGGCTCGTTGGTGTCGTCATGGGCGGCGCGAGCGCCGGGCGACGCAACCAGACGATGCGCACGCTCATGAACAAGGCTTTCGAGCGCGCCTCGACGAGGCCGACCCGGCTGCGCCAGCGGGTTCCGACGCCCTATCTGGTGCATTCCCCGCCGCAGGCCGGCTCATCGCGCCTCGCCTCGGAGTCCGGCGAGCGGCCTTCTCCTGCACCCATGACGATCGCCTCGCTGGCACTGGCCGCGACCCGGTCGCCGGCCCCCTCTCCCGCGACGCCCGTCGCGCTCACGAGCCGCGTCGCAGCCCCACCAATTCCCTCACCCGCCGCGAACGTCCTACCTGTCGTTGCGAGTCTGCGGGCACCCTCTCCCCGTGCCGCCGCGCCGGCGCAACCCGCGCCTTCGCCTTCCGAGGCTCGCGCTGGCACCGCTCCGGCTGCGCCCGCGAACACCGGCCCCACGGTGAGCGGCGGCGGCTTTCACGTCCAGGTCGGCGCCTACACGACCGAGGCCGAGGCCCTGCGCCGGCTGGCAAATGTTCGCGGCACCGCCAGCTCGCTGCTCGATCGTCGTGACGACCTGACGATGCGGTTCGAGAAGGGGGGGCGCGCCTACTATCGTGCCCGCTTTGCTGGATTCTCCCAACCTGAGGCACAGTCGACCTGCGCCGCGCTCAAGGCGCGCTCCGTCGAGTGTGTCGTCATGACGGGGCAGTGA
- a CDS encoding DnaJ domain-containing protein, translated as MGYFLAGVVLLVLLVLGARAFAAANPASLARGLRSLAAYTLLALAAAFALTGRFMLSLPLAGVALMILAQNRARARATPSPGGRSQVRTAWLAMELDHESGELDGAILQGQHAGRWLGTLDEVEMAELIAELDGDGESLQLVEVFLDRMRPGWRTGGQGEAGDGASGSGKGSAGGAAPRPATGMTEAEAWMILGLQPGASIDEIRSAHRKLMKAVHPDHGGSNYLASRINAAKDMLVARAGG; from the coding sequence ATGGGATACTTCCTCGCTGGCGTCGTGCTGCTCGTTCTCCTCGTTCTCGGGGCGAGGGCCTTTGCCGCGGCAAATCCGGCCAGTCTGGCGCGCGGGCTGCGCTCGCTCGCGGCCTATACGCTGCTCGCGCTGGCGGCCGCGTTCGCACTCACCGGCCGCTTCATGCTGTCACTGCCGCTGGCCGGCGTGGCGCTGATGATCCTGGCGCAGAACCGCGCGCGGGCGCGGGCAACGCCGAGCCCCGGGGGCCGTTCACAGGTTCGCACCGCTTGGCTCGCCATGGAACTCGATCACGAGAGCGGGGAACTCGATGGCGCAATCCTGCAGGGTCAGCACGCCGGGCGTTGGCTCGGCACGCTCGATGAGGTCGAGATGGCCGAGTTGATTGCCGAGCTGGACGGGGATGGCGAGTCGCTGCAGCTCGTCGAGGTCTTTCTCGATCGGATGCGGCCGGGATGGCGCACGGGCGGCCAGGGCGAGGCGGGGGATGGTGCCTCGGGTTCGGGCAAGGGTTCGGCTGGAGGCGCGGCGCCGAGACCTGCAACCGGAATGACGGAGGCAGAGGCCTGGATGATCCTCGGTCTCCAGCCGGGAGCCTCCATCGATGAGATCCGGTCGGCCCATCGCAAGTTGATGAAGGCGGTGCACCCCGACCACGGCGGATCGAACTACCTGGCGAGCCGGATCAACGCTGCCAAGGACATGCTCGTGGCGCGGGCCGGGGGCTGA
- a CDS encoding VWA domain-containing protein encodes MSSDDRKTPARRPDGRAPAAGAARDGEVASFIEKVKALGEAKVGHTGERGRLIFAMDATMSRQPTWDIALAMQAEMFRTVEAIGGLDVQLVYFRGFGECRASRWVGRPEELARLMTTVGCRGGMTQIGKVLVHARRETDGRRVHALVYVGDCMEEPVDELADLAGQLGVRGLPVFLFQEGMDPAASTAFAEIARLTKGAHCRFDQGSGEQLRKLLTAVAVYAAGGRSALIEYARGTSGGGARLLLEQLE; translated from the coding sequence ATGAGCAGCGATGATCGCAAGACACCGGCACGGCGCCCCGACGGACGAGCACCGGCGGCCGGCGCCGCGCGAGATGGCGAAGTCGCAAGCTTCATCGAGAAGGTGAAGGCGCTCGGAGAGGCGAAGGTCGGGCACACCGGCGAGCGCGGGCGTCTCATCTTCGCCATGGACGCGACCATGAGCCGGCAGCCGACGTGGGATATCGCGCTCGCGATGCAAGCCGAGATGTTCCGCACCGTGGAGGCCATCGGCGGGCTCGACGTCCAGCTGGTCTACTTTCGAGGGTTCGGCGAGTGTCGGGCATCGCGGTGGGTCGGCCGGCCGGAGGAGTTGGCCCGTCTGATGACGACGGTCGGTTGCCGGGGCGGGATGACGCAAATCGGTAAGGTTCTGGTGCATGCCAGGCGCGAGACGGACGGCCGCCGCGTGCACGCCCTCGTCTACGTCGGCGACTGCATGGAAGAGCCGGTCGACGAACTCGCCGATCTCGCCGGCCAGCTCGGCGTGCGCGGGCTTCCGGTGTTCCTCTTTCAGGAGGGCATGGACCCGGCGGCCTCGACCGCGTTTGCCGAGATCGCGCGCCTGACCAAGGGGGCCCACTGTCGTTTCGACCAGGGCTCCGGCGAGCAACTGAGGAAGCTCCTGACGGCTGTCGCGGTCTATGCGGCCGGCGGGCGGAGCGCGCTCATCGAATACGCGCGTGGCACCTCCGGTGGTGGGGCTCGGTTGCTGCTCGAGCAGCTCGAATAG
- the putA gene encoding bifunctional proline dehydrogenase/L-glutamate gamma-semialdehyde dehydrogenase PutA produces MQGDEARDVLAALGREIAAATFANEDAVVRDLVERARLRAGERRRVEDLASRLVQSARDGRRQYGGVDKFLAEYGLSTDEGIILMCLAEALLRVPDAATADDLIDDKIAGGNWERHLGQSDSLFVNASTWGLMLTGRVIGLKDSDGGSAAKAVKRMIGQTGEPVIRQAMRHAMRILGDQFVLGRTIKEALKRGRDSEKRGFRYSYDMLGEAARTAEDAERYQQRYVAAIAEVGRHAGRLTDDRFETLIARPGLSVKLSAIHPRFEVSKADRVSRELTPRLVELGRLAREQGLTLNIDAEEADRLVLTLGVYAEALAHKDLAGWSGLGMVVQAYGKRALPTLRWLRELARERGTRLPVRLVKGAYWDSEIKIAQEQGLADYPVFTRKANTDVSYLAAARYLLAEREAFYPQFATHNAHTIAAVETIADGAPFEFQRLHGMGEGLYKEVVDKDGLGRPCRVYAPVGGHEDLLAYLVRRLLENGANSSFVNRLADDELPIAEIIADPVEQVEGFEPKRNPRIPKPSEIFEPVRRNSQGLALWERSVREPLLTDMRAELAKPRAVGSIVGGEAVLAGEVGEVRAPHDRRLMLATVASASPESIDKALTLARAAAVQWDRRGGAERAAILDRVADLFERDRARLMAIIVREAGKTIGNALADLREAIDFLRYYVHLARTTFEDAVRLPGPTGEANTLSLHGRGVFACISPWNFPIAIFTGQIAGALAAGNAVVAKPAEQTPVIAFEAVKLMLEAGVPSGVIQLLTGDGTVGAGLVQDRRVDGVAFTGSNATAERINRALAGRGGPIVPLIAETGGINAMIVDSSALPEQVVRDAVASAFDSAGQRCSALRVLMLQTDVADKMLTMLEGASRELRIGDPLDYSTDIGPVIDKAAQEMLDAHRLAMRRKARTIFEAKLPAECEHGTFVAPSIYEIGGIGELDREVFGPVLHVVRYERSHLDKVCEAINATGYGLTLGVHSRIEATIAFIAERVRVGNLYCNRNQIGAVVGAQPFGGEGLSGTGPKAGGPHYLHRFATERVISSDLTARGGNTELLSLASGEPRGR; encoded by the coding sequence ATGCAAGGCGACGAAGCTCGGGACGTGCTCGCAGCGCTCGGGCGCGAGATCGCGGCGGCGACGTTCGCCAACGAGGACGCCGTCGTCAGGGACCTCGTCGAGCGGGCCCGTCTGCGGGCCGGAGAGCGGCGGCGGGTCGAGGACCTCGCCAGCCGGCTGGTGCAATCGGCGCGGGACGGGCGGCGGCAGTACGGCGGGGTCGACAAATTCCTGGCCGAGTATGGGCTTTCGACCGACGAGGGCATCATCCTGATGTGCCTTGCCGAGGCACTGTTGAGGGTGCCGGACGCGGCCACCGCCGACGATCTCATCGACGACAAGATCGCGGGCGGCAACTGGGAGCGTCATCTCGGGCAGTCGGACTCGCTCTTCGTCAACGCCTCGACCTGGGGGCTCATGCTGACGGGCAGGGTGATCGGCCTCAAGGATTCCGACGGCGGTTCGGCCGCCAAGGCGGTCAAGCGCATGATCGGGCAGACCGGCGAGCCCGTGATCCGGCAGGCGATGCGCCACGCCATGCGCATCCTCGGCGACCAGTTCGTGCTCGGGCGGACCATCAAGGAGGCGTTGAAGCGGGGCCGCGACTCCGAAAAGCGCGGCTTTCGCTATTCCTACGACATGCTCGGCGAGGCGGCGCGTACGGCCGAGGACGCCGAACGCTATCAGCAACGCTACGTCGCGGCGATCGCCGAGGTCGGGCGCCATGCCGGTCGCCTTACCGACGACCGGTTCGAGACGCTGATCGCGCGGCCGGGTCTGTCGGTGAAGCTCTCGGCGATCCACCCGCGGTTCGAGGTCTCGAAGGCCGATCGCGTCTCGCGCGAGCTGACCCCTCGGCTCGTCGAATTGGGCCGTCTCGCCCGCGAACAGGGGCTGACGCTCAACATCGACGCCGAGGAGGCGGATCGCCTGGTGCTGACACTCGGCGTCTATGCCGAGGCGCTGGCGCACAAGGACCTCGCGGGCTGGAGCGGGCTCGGCATGGTGGTGCAGGCCTACGGCAAGCGGGCGCTGCCGACGCTGCGCTGGCTGCGTGAATTGGCGCGCGAGCGCGGCACGCGGCTGCCAGTGAGGCTGGTCAAAGGCGCCTATTGGGACAGCGAGATCAAAATCGCGCAGGAGCAGGGGCTGGCGGACTATCCGGTCTTCACGCGCAAGGCCAACACGGACGTTTCGTACCTCGCGGCCGCCCGTTACCTGCTGGCCGAGCGCGAGGCGTTCTATCCGCAGTTCGCGACACACAACGCCCACACCATCGCCGCCGTCGAGACCATCGCGGACGGCGCCCCGTTCGAATTCCAGAGGCTGCACGGGATGGGTGAGGGGCTCTACAAGGAGGTCGTGGACAAGGACGGGCTCGGGCGGCCGTGCCGGGTCTATGCGCCGGTTGGTGGTCACGAGGACCTGCTTGCCTACCTCGTTCGGCGACTGCTCGAGAACGGTGCCAATTCCTCGTTCGTCAACCGCCTCGCGGACGATGAGCTGCCGATAGCGGAAATCATCGCCGACCCGGTCGAGCAGGTCGAGGGGTTCGAGCCGAAGCGCAACCCGCGCATTCCAAAGCCGTCCGAGATCTTCGAACCGGTGCGGCGGAACAGCCAGGGCCTCGCGCTCTGGGAGCGCTCGGTGCGTGAGCCGCTGCTCACCGACATGCGGGCCGAGTTGGCAAAGCCGCGCGCCGTCGGGTCGATCGTCGGGGGCGAGGCGGTGTTGGCGGGCGAGGTTGGGGAGGTGCGCGCGCCGCACGATCGCCGGCTCATGCTCGCAACCGTCGCGAGCGCCTCGCCGGAGAGCATCGACAAGGCGTTGACGTTGGCGCGGGCGGCGGCGGTCCAGTGGGATCGGCGGGGCGGCGCGGAACGGGCGGCCATCCTCGATCGGGTCGCCGACCTCTTCGAGCGAGACCGCGCGCGGCTCATGGCGATCATCGTACGCGAAGCGGGCAAGACGATCGGCAATGCCCTCGCCGACCTTCGAGAGGCGATCGATTTCCTGCGCTATTACGTGCATTTGGCGCGCACGACCTTCGAGGATGCCGTGCGCTTGCCGGGGCCGACGGGAGAGGCGAACACGCTCTCGCTGCACGGGCGCGGCGTCTTTGCCTGCATCTCGCCCTGGAACTTTCCGATCGCCATCTTCACCGGCCAGATCGCGGGCGCGCTCGCGGCCGGCAATGCGGTGGTGGCCAAGCCCGCCGAGCAGACCCCGGTGATCGCCTTCGAGGCGGTCAAGCTGATGCTCGAGGCGGGGGTGCCGTCGGGGGTCATACAACTGCTCACGGGTGATGGAACGGTGGGTGCCGGCCTCGTGCAGGATCGCCGCGTCGACGGGGTCGCATTCACCGGCTCCAACGCCACGGCCGAGCGCATCAACCGCGCACTCGCCGGCAGGGGTGGACCGATCGTTCCGCTCATCGCAGAGACGGGCGGCATCAATGCCATGATCGTCGATTCCTCGGCATTGCCGGAACAGGTGGTGCGCGATGCCGTCGCGTCCGCCTTCGACAGCGCGGGGCAACGCTGCAGCGCGCTGCGGGTCTTGATGTTGCAGACGGATGTCGCCGACAAGATGCTGACCATGCTGGAGGGCGCGAGCCGGGAGCTGCGGATCGGCGATCCGCTCGATTATTCCACGGACATCGGACCGGTCATCGACAAGGCGGCCCAGGAGATGCTCGATGCCCACCGCCTCGCGATGCGGCGCAAGGCCCGGACGATCTTCGAGGCCAAGTTGCCGGCCGAATGCGAGCACGGCACCTTCGTGGCTCCCTCGATCTACGAGATCGGCGGGATCGGCGAACTCGACCGCGAGGTCTTCGGGCCGGTGCTGCACGTCGTGCGTTACGAGCGCAGTCACCTCGACAAGGTTTGCGAGGCGATCAACGCGACCGGTTATGGTCTGACGCTCGGTGTGCACAGCCGCATCGAGGCGACGATCGCTTTCATCGCCGAGCGCGTAAGAGTCGGAAACCTCTATTGCAACCGCAACCAGATCGGTGCCGTGGTCGGTGCCCAGCCGTTCGGTGGCGAGGGGCTGTCCGGCACCGGCCCCAAGGCAGGAGGGCCACACTACCTCCACCGGTTCGCGACCGAGAGGGTGATCTCGAGCGATCTGACGGCGCGGGGCGGCAACACGGAACTCCTGTCGCTGGCGAGCGGCGAGCCGCGCGGTCGGTGA
- a CDS encoding pantoate--beta-alanine ligase encodes MTDPLPEIEVVRSIAELRHRMRYWRSAGLRVGLVPTMGSLHDGHLSLVHAMAEEAERVVVTIFVNPTQFAAHEDLDRYPRNEAADLARLATVPCDLVYAPSVAEMYPEGFATRVRVTGLTDGLCGASRPHFFEGVATVVAKLLIQANPDFAIFGEKDYQQLLTIRRMARDLDLRATILGAPIVREPDGLAMSSRNAYLGPDERRRAPVLHATLLEVAANWHAGRPPAVAVAEGIARLEREGLRVDYLEMRDAVSLAPLAADAARGSARILAAVNLGATRLIDNVPA; translated from the coding sequence ATGACCGACCCGCTGCCCGAGATCGAGGTCGTCCGAAGCATTGCCGAACTGCGTCACCGCATGCGCTATTGGCGCTCGGCCGGGCTGCGGGTCGGCTTGGTTCCGACCATGGGCTCGCTGCACGACGGGCACTTGTCGCTCGTGCACGCCATGGCCGAGGAAGCCGAGCGTGTCGTCGTCACGATCTTCGTCAACCCCACCCAGTTCGCCGCGCACGAGGATCTCGACCGCTATCCGCGCAACGAAGCCGCCGACCTCGCGCGCCTCGCGACGGTGCCATGCGACCTCGTCTATGCCCCGTCCGTCGCCGAGATGTATCCGGAGGGCTTTGCGACGCGCGTGCGCGTCACGGGTTTGACCGATGGCCTCTGCGGCGCTTCGCGCCCCCATTTCTTCGAGGGGGTGGCCACCGTCGTCGCCAAATTGTTGATCCAGGCCAATCCGGATTTCGCGATCTTCGGTGAGAAGGATTATCAGCAGTTGCTGACCATCCGGCGCATGGCCCGTGATCTCGATTTGCGCGCCACCATCCTCGGGGCACCGATCGTGCGCGAGCCGGACGGACTGGCGATGTCCTCGCGCAACGCCTACCTCGGTCCCGACGAGCGTCGCCGCGCCCCGGTACTCCACGCGACGCTCCTCGAGGTCGCAGCGAACTGGCATGCCGGCCGGCCGCCAGCCGTCGCCGTCGCCGAAGGCATCGCCCGCCTCGAACGGGAAGGCCTCAGAGTCGATTACCTCGAGATGCGCGATGCCGTCTCCCTCGCCCCGCTCGCCGCCGATGCCGCGAGAGGCAGCGCGCGTATCCTCGCGGCCGTCAACCTCGGGGCGACGCGACTGATCGACAACGTTCCGGCCTGA
- the parE gene encoding DNA topoisomerase IV subunit B, whose product MASKSNLSLPLDEPAETPRRRGTRDANPEANYTAADIEVLEGLEPVRRRPGMYIGGTDEKALHHLFAEVIDNAMDEAVAGHADRITVHLESDGYLTVTDNGRGIPVDPHPKFKKKSALEVIMTTLHSGGKFDTKVYNTAGGLHGVGVSVVNALSEHLEVEVARGRQLYAQSFARGLPLGPLRALGPTPNRRGTSVKFRPDEQIFGTGARLKPARLFRMARSKAYLHGGVEIRWSCDPALVEGTETPAEAVFHFPGGLKDFLASRLEKAELVARDAFAGHIKREGGHGSLEWAISWIANQDGFFDSYCNTIPTPDGGTHEAGVRTALTRGLRAYGELVGNRKAAQITADDVMGTVAGLISVFIRDPEFQGQTKDRLSTAEAQRIVEQNLRDPFDHWLAESPAQATRLLDWVIERAEERLKRKRDKDVDRQRATRKLRLPGKLTDCSRQSANGTEIFIVEGDSAGGSAKQARDREIQAILPLRGKILNVANATSAKVAQNQLITDLVQALGCGTGSRYREEDLRYERVIIMTDADVDGAHIASLLITFFYSQMRPLIEQGHLFLAVPPLFKLRQGTTTLYALDVAERDRLIEGGFAGRGKIEVSRFKGLGEMNAEELKATTMNPSRRRLLRVAIVDDEGATERSVNDLMGNKPETRFRFIQERAAFTSSDELDV is encoded by the coding sequence ATGGCATCGAAATCCAACCTCTCGCTGCCCCTCGACGAGCCGGCCGAGACCCCGCGCCGGCGCGGCACGCGTGATGCCAACCCCGAGGCGAACTACACCGCCGCCGACATCGAGGTGCTCGAGGGGCTGGAGCCCGTGCGCCGCCGCCCCGGCATGTACATTGGCGGCACGGACGAGAAAGCGCTGCACCACCTCTTCGCGGAGGTGATCGACAATGCCATGGACGAGGCGGTTGCCGGTCATGCCGACCGCATTACCGTCCACCTCGAGTCAGACGGATATCTCACCGTCACGGACAACGGCCGCGGCATCCCCGTCGATCCCCATCCCAAGTTCAAGAAAAAGTCCGCCCTCGAGGTCATCATGACCACGCTCCACTCGGGCGGAAAATTCGACACCAAGGTCTACAACACCGCCGGCGGACTCCATGGCGTCGGCGTGTCCGTCGTCAACGCACTCTCCGAGCACCTAGAGGTGGAGGTCGCTCGCGGCCGTCAGCTCTATGCCCAGAGCTTCGCGCGAGGTCTCCCCCTCGGTCCCCTCCGCGCCCTCGGCCCCACACCCAACCGGCGCGGCACGTCGGTGAAATTCCGTCCCGACGAGCAGATCTTCGGAACTGGTGCCCGCCTCAAGCCAGCGCGGCTGTTCCGAATGGCCCGCTCGAAGGCCTATCTGCACGGCGGCGTCGAAATCCGCTGGAGCTGTGATCCCGCTCTTGTCGAGGGAACCGAAACGCCCGCCGAGGCGGTGTTCCATTTCCCTGGCGGTCTCAAGGATTTCCTCGCCTCCCGCCTCGAGAAGGCCGAACTCGTCGCCCGCGACGCATTTGCCGGCCACATCAAGCGCGAAGGCGGCCACGGCTCGCTCGAATGGGCGATCTCCTGGATCGCCAATCAGGACGGCTTCTTCGATTCCTACTGCAATACCATCCCGACCCCCGACGGCGGGACCCACGAAGCCGGCGTGCGCACGGCGCTGACGCGCGGCCTGCGCGCCTATGGCGAACTCGTCGGCAACCGCAAGGCCGCCCAGATCACGGCCGACGACGTCATGGGCACCGTAGCGGGCCTGATCTCCGTTTTCATCCGCGATCCCGAGTTCCAGGGCCAGACCAAGGACCGCCTCTCGACGGCCGAGGCCCAGCGCATCGTCGAACAGAACCTGCGCGACCCGTTCGACCACTGGCTGGCCGAGAGCCCCGCTCAGGCAACGCGCCTCCTCGACTGGGTCATCGAGCGCGCCGAGGAGCGCCTGAAACGCAAGCGCGACAAGGACGTCGATCGTCAGCGCGCGACGCGCAAGCTGCGCCTTCCCGGCAAGCTCACGGACTGCTCGCGCCAGTCCGCGAACGGTACGGAGATTTTCATCGTCGAGGGTGATTCGGCCGGCGGCTCCGCCAAGCAGGCCCGCGACCGCGAGATCCAGGCGATCCTGCCGCTGCGCGGCAAGATCCTCAACGTCGCCAACGCCACCTCCGCCAAGGTCGCCCAGAACCAGCTCATCACCGACCTGGTCCAGGCCCTCGGCTGCGGCACGGGATCGCGTTACCGCGAGGAGGACCTGCGTTACGAGCGCGTCATCATCATGACCGACGCCGACGTCGACGGCGCCCACATCGCCTCGCTCCTGATCACCTTCTTTTACAGCCAGATGCGTCCGCTCATCGAGCAGGGGCACCTCTTCCTCGCGGTCCCCCCCCTCTTCAAGTTGCGCCAGGGCACCACGACGCTCTATGCCCTCGACGTCGCCGAGCGCGATCGCCTCATCGAAGGCGGCTTTGCCGGCCGGGGCAAGATCGAGGTCTCGCGCTTCAAGGGCCTCGGGGAGATGAATGCCGAGGAACTGAAGGCGACCACCATGAACCCATCGCGCCGCCGACTGCTGCGCGTCGCGATCGTGGACGACGAAGGGGCGACGGAGCGCTCGGTGAACGATCTCATGGGCAACAAGCCGGAGACGCGTTTCCGCTTCATCCAGGAGCGCGCCGCCTTCACCTCGAGCGATGAACTCGACGTCTGA
- a CDS encoding transglycosylase SLT domain-containing protein, which translates to MVPRSRSLLCPTIMMLALSGAVVAWASDGGPTVAVSTPVAGANAGGPAPSGEPVRASGALPAAAPAVPSDEKATSLPGLDGGASPSTGGAGGASLPGRRLAIGDPDYLPRLCDLIEREARAKGLPPSFFARLLWVESSFNPNVVSHKGAQGIAQFMPGTAALRGLADPFDPEQAIPASAALLADLKARFGNLGLAAAAYNSGEGRVSRWRQKQTFLPLETINYVVAITGIEAERWAAEDFAEPTPPAETSEAFQKDCRARKIRHLKGPGGGAGAAASAPRQPWGVQIAGDFSHAKAMRMFESVRKKHATIIGSRRPFLVSETNRSFGRKQRHNVVLGEATREGAEALCARLRKSGGFCVVVKN; encoded by the coding sequence ATGGTACCGCGTTCGCGATCGTTGCTTTGCCCGACCATCATGATGCTCGCCCTGTCGGGGGCAGTGGTTGCGTGGGCGAGCGATGGAGGCCCGACCGTTGCGGTATCGACGCCGGTTGCGGGCGCCAACGCCGGGGGGCCGGCACCGTCAGGAGAGCCGGTGCGCGCTTCTGGTGCGCTCCCAGCGGCAGCGCCGGCGGTGCCGAGCGATGAAAAGGCCACCAGCTTGCCGGGCCTCGACGGTGGCGCAAGTCCGTCCACCGGGGGCGCGGGGGGCGCATCGTTGCCGGGCCGCCGCCTCGCCATCGGCGATCCCGATTATCTGCCGCGGCTCTGCGACCTGATCGAGCGAGAGGCGCGTGCCAAGGGGTTGCCCCCGTCGTTCTTTGCGCGCCTGCTCTGGGTCGAGAGCAGCTTCAACCCCAACGTCGTCAGCCACAAGGGCGCGCAGGGCATCGCGCAGTTCATGCCGGGCACGGCGGCGCTGCGTGGTCTCGCCGACCCCTTCGATCCCGAGCAGGCGATCCCGGCCTCGGCCGCCCTGCTCGCCGATCTCAAGGCTCGCTTCGGTAACCTCGGCCTCGCGGCGGCTGCCTACAATTCCGGTGAGGGCCGCGTCTCACGCTGGCGCCAGAAGCAGACCTTCCTGCCGCTCGAGACGATCAACTATGTCGTTGCGATCACCGGGATCGAGGCTGAGCGCTGGGCGGCCGAGGATTTCGCCGAGCCGACCCCGCCGGCCGAGACGAGCGAGGCATTCCAGAAGGATTGCCGGGCGCGCAAAATTCGTCACCTCAAAGGGCCGGGTGGGGGTGCCGGTGCCGCCGCCAGCGCGCCACGTCAGCCCTGGGGCGTGCAGATCGCGGGTGATTTTTCGCATGCCAAGGCCATGCGGATGTTCGAGTCGGTGCGCAAGAAGCACGCAACGATCATCGGTTCGCGCCGCCCGTTCCTGGTCAGCGAAACGAACCGCAGTTTCGGGCGCAAGCAGCGCCACAACGTGGTGCTGGGTGAAGCGACGCGCGAGGGAGCCGAGGCGCTCTGCGCGCGCCTTCGCAAGTCCGGCGGGTTCTGCGTCGTGGTCAAGAACTGA